Proteins encoded in a region of the Stieleria neptunia genome:
- a CDS encoding glycoside hydrolase family 2 protein, whose protein sequence is MPHRSSLATHLKCGSRRVLLTLSFLLVTGSICHAQAINDTWRYTLRKPAAQWQSDRFDDSDWQEAGGGFGTRDTPGARVGTVWATNDIWLRKSFDLQAMPNNPALLIHHDEDAEIFLNGTPIAELEGYTTQYQVVSIDQQKQSALKLGRNTLAVHCRQTGGGQFIDVHVVDGDNVPKLPAPPRDTKPFQSELITTWGADVTPENAWTEYPRPQLRRDHWINLNGNWDYAITPVEQTQQPDQWDGEILVPYCLESKLGGVQRLLDATEALWYRRTFSATPSAAKRTLLNFEAVDYRCQVYVNGRSVGKHQGGNTAFTFDVTDALKDGGNELVVRVEDETENFQLRGKQTLNARGIWYTQVSGIWQTVWLEEVSSSHIGDLKIATDAEAGTITVTPTVTGNGKVQVVVKDGDNVVAEGSGNDAIVLTIADAKLWSPSSPHLYDIEATLVGSDTATLDRVASYAGIRSVGKVKDADGHWRFTLNGDTLFHWGPLDQGWWPDGLLTPPSDEAMLFDIRWLKDAGFNMIRKHIKVEPRRYYYHCDRLGMMVWQDQVSAGNNPKWTRLQRDPEDAEWPDRHHRQFMVELERMIALLENHPSIVVWVPFNEAWGQHRTLEVGKWTVDRDRSRLINIASGGNFWPVGDVVDAHAYPHPEFPFHQGDGGRFDDYIKVMGEFGGHGYPVKGHLWDANRRNWGYGGLPQNEAEYKARYVTSLKMLNELRGQGIAAGVYTQTTDVEGEINGLMTYDRKVIKIPAKELAQLHQLLFQSSK, encoded by the coding sequence ATGCCCCATCGATCGTCACTCGCGACGCACTTGAAGTGCGGATCGCGACGCGTGCTACTGACCCTGTCGTTCCTGCTGGTCACCGGTAGCATTTGCCATGCCCAAGCCATCAACGACACCTGGCGTTACACGCTCCGCAAGCCCGCCGCCCAATGGCAGTCAGATCGATTCGATGATTCAGACTGGCAGGAAGCCGGCGGCGGATTCGGCACCCGAGACACGCCGGGGGCGCGGGTCGGAACCGTCTGGGCCACCAACGACATCTGGCTGCGAAAATCGTTTGACTTGCAGGCGATGCCCAACAATCCCGCCCTGCTGATTCACCACGACGAAGACGCCGAAATCTTCCTCAATGGCACCCCGATCGCCGAGCTGGAAGGCTACACCACGCAGTACCAAGTCGTCTCCATCGACCAACAGAAACAATCCGCGTTGAAACTCGGTCGTAACACCTTGGCCGTTCACTGTCGTCAAACCGGTGGCGGCCAGTTCATTGACGTTCACGTGGTCGACGGCGACAACGTTCCCAAGCTGCCGGCTCCGCCACGCGACACCAAGCCGTTTCAATCCGAATTGATCACCACCTGGGGCGCGGACGTCACGCCTGAAAATGCGTGGACGGAGTATCCCCGTCCGCAATTGCGGCGAGACCACTGGATCAACCTGAACGGCAACTGGGACTATGCGATCACGCCGGTCGAACAAACCCAGCAGCCGGACCAGTGGGACGGCGAGATTCTGGTGCCCTACTGTTTGGAATCAAAACTCGGCGGCGTGCAACGGCTGCTCGATGCGACCGAAGCACTTTGGTATCGCCGCACGTTTTCTGCAACGCCCTCCGCAGCCAAGCGGACGTTGCTGAACTTCGAAGCCGTGGATTATCGCTGCCAGGTTTACGTCAACGGCCGCTCGGTCGGCAAACACCAAGGTGGCAACACGGCGTTTACATTTGACGTGACCGACGCCTTGAAAGATGGTGGCAATGAGCTGGTCGTGCGCGTCGAAGATGAAACCGAGAACTTTCAACTGCGCGGCAAACAAACACTCAACGCCCGCGGCATCTGGTACACGCAGGTTTCGGGAATCTGGCAAACGGTTTGGTTGGAGGAAGTCTCATCGAGCCACATCGGGGATCTGAAGATCGCCACCGACGCCGAAGCCGGCACGATCACCGTCACCCCGACGGTCACCGGCAACGGCAAGGTCCAGGTTGTCGTGAAGGACGGCGACAACGTTGTGGCGGAGGGTTCGGGAAATGACGCCATCGTGCTGACGATTGCCGATGCCAAACTCTGGTCGCCCTCTTCACCGCACCTGTACGACATCGAAGCAACTCTGGTCGGCAGCGACACAGCGACGCTCGACCGCGTCGCATCTTATGCAGGCATTCGCAGCGTCGGCAAAGTCAAAGACGCCGACGGACACTGGCGATTCACACTCAACGGCGACACCCTGTTTCACTGGGGACCGCTGGACCAGGGATGGTGGCCCGACGGCTTGCTGACGCCCCCGTCGGATGAAGCGATGTTGTTCGACATCCGATGGCTCAAAGACGCCGGATTCAACATGATTCGCAAGCACATCAAGGTCGAACCGCGACGTTACTATTACCACTGCGACCGACTGGGCATGATGGTCTGGCAGGACCAGGTCAGCGCTGGCAACAACCCCAAGTGGACGCGTCTGCAACGCGACCCGGAGGACGCCGAGTGGCCCGACCGGCACCACCGACAGTTCATGGTCGAACTGGAACGCATGATCGCGCTGCTGGAAAACCATCCATCGATCGTGGTCTGGGTGCCCTTCAACGAAGCCTGGGGACAACATCGCACGCTCGAAGTCGGCAAGTGGACCGTCGATCGTGACCGGTCACGATTGATCAACATCGCCAGCGGCGGAAATTTTTGGCCGGTCGGAGATGTCGTTGACGCACACGCGTACCCCCACCCCGAGTTCCCGTTTCACCAAGGCGACGGCGGACGCTTCGATGACTACATCAAAGTCATGGGAGAATTCGGAGGTCACGGCTATCCCGTCAAAGGCCATCTTTGGGACGCCAATCGTCGCAACTGGGGCTATGGCGGATTGCCGCAAAACGAAGCCGAATACAAAGC
- a CDS encoding DUF6797 domain-containing protein, which translates to MANLRVLVTILLGVAVTTQCFAETPANFRDENLVAWCIVPFDSQKRDPAERAEMVKRLGLRRVAYDWRAEHVPTFEAEILQYKKHGIEYFAFWGLHDDALKLFEKHGLRPQIWQMLGSIEGETQAERVQTAASRLLPLVERTAKLGSKLGLYNHGGWGGEPENMIAVCDYLRRHHDAQHVGIVYNLHHAHEHLDDFAAVLKQLKPYLLCLNLNGMTRNGDQHGQKILPLGEGEFDVQLLTAVRDSGYDGPVGIIGHTQDDVELRLQDNLDGLHWLLPQIDGRPAGPKPTLRTYSPETAPPKRASETVGTLIDGRPEYRRPPITVECRVTLPDANGYNILVASDTKRSGDHWEIFSNNGTGNFTAYLPGMQPDHVHSQAMICDGKPHTVSMIYQPDRVRLLVDGKPAADQPIRSTGRDGRADKLAIGRLVEGGIGCRGQVHWVRISKGVRDIPADPVIDATQDDTTLLLWRSEKLSPRDGAQGPPNDAARLDFKNRDYSPELVSALVAKARADGDPHRGLLTFANANSACLSCHRIGHHGGSVGPDLTSIGKQRKPEELVESVLWPKRHIPPEYVAHLVLDESGQTHQGFLVREDEQQIVLRDPTANQPTEIAIPIDEIVLQREVGTLMPDNLAGAMSPEDLSGLLRFLFALGTDDGLPSYEMDTLLAHAQAHSHGPVEFPIERRPLKPEHWPSWQHHVNRDRVYDFYAKQADFFRQQPAAPPLLAEYPGLDGGDQGHWGNQNDTTWANDRWNQTELGSLMCGVVRVGKTTIPRGVCVRVGEHGELATCFNPDTLTYDAVWRDGFVTFSSHRHGFLDGLKIDGERLSQPRQPKPGQPFQYLGFYRIGERTVFSYRIGNETFLDAPDVKNGRLVRVVAPAEEHPLRHQLKNAPTQWPQTIETEIQFGSAKPYAVDTIGLPLENPWNALLFCGGHAFLPDGSALVCTMQGDVWRVTGIESPSTKATWRRFASGLHHPLGIVVDQDGIFVLGRDQITRLHDLNGDFEADYYECFSNAFRTSAAGHDFICGLQRDSRGNFYIASGNQGLVRISPDGQRAEVIATGFRNPDGLGLLPDGTVTVPASEGSWTPASMICAVANTSVPSDAARLPTRENEPVPHYGYGGPRDGQTPQLPLAYLPRGLDNSSGGQVFVESDSWGPLSGQLLHFSFGAGSHFLVLRDHVNGQAQAAVVPLPGEFRSGAHRGRFHPIDGQLYVSGMQGWGSYTPDDGCFQRVRYDGGDAQLPTGFHVHENGIALSFSMPLDAATVADPGNHFAQTWNYRYGPGYGSPEFSTRHPGVRGHDRLPIQSAHVLADRQTLFLELPELQRVNQLHLSVQSSPDQFHQLFITVHELDKPYADFPGYVSIRKTIAPHPIHADLAMATRSVPNPFQKKLAGAREIEIETGTNLSYATRSFRVSAGEPIGLTLSNPDVVPHNWALAKPGTIERVGVLADRSISDPEAALRHYIPSTTDVLAYTDVVLPGEQFTIYFQAPTQPGHYPYLCTFPGHWKVMNGVMIVE; encoded by the coding sequence ATGGCCAATCTACGAGTTTTAGTCACGATCCTACTCGGCGTCGCCGTCACCACGCAATGTTTCGCCGAAACGCCCGCCAATTTCCGCGACGAGAATCTGGTCGCCTGGTGCATCGTCCCCTTTGACTCGCAAAAACGCGATCCGGCCGAGCGTGCCGAGATGGTCAAGCGGCTCGGATTGCGTCGCGTCGCCTACGATTGGCGTGCCGAACATGTGCCGACGTTCGAAGCAGAGATTCTGCAATACAAAAAACACGGGATCGAATACTTTGCATTTTGGGGGTTGCACGACGATGCGCTGAAATTGTTCGAAAAGCATGGTCTGCGCCCCCAAATCTGGCAGATGCTCGGTTCGATCGAAGGGGAAACGCAAGCGGAGCGCGTGCAGACCGCCGCGTCGCGATTGCTGCCGCTGGTCGAACGGACCGCAAAACTGGGTAGCAAACTGGGGCTGTACAACCACGGCGGTTGGGGCGGCGAGCCGGAAAACATGATCGCGGTCTGCGACTACCTGCGCCGGCATCACGACGCCCAGCATGTCGGCATCGTTTACAACCTGCACCATGCTCACGAGCACCTCGACGATTTCGCGGCGGTTCTTAAGCAACTCAAGCCGTACTTGTTGTGCCTGAATCTGAACGGCATGACCCGGAACGGTGACCAGCACGGCCAGAAAATCTTGCCGCTGGGCGAAGGCGAATTCGACGTTCAGCTGCTCACCGCCGTCCGCGATTCCGGCTACGACGGCCCCGTCGGTATCATCGGCCACACGCAGGACGATGTGGAGCTTCGGCTGCAAGACAACCTTGATGGTTTGCATTGGTTGCTGCCGCAAATCGATGGCCGTCCGGCCGGCCCCAAGCCAACACTTCGTACGTATTCACCCGAAACGGCACCACCCAAGCGAGCCTCGGAGACCGTCGGAACGTTGATCGACGGACGCCCGGAATACCGACGACCGCCGATCACCGTCGAGTGCCGAGTCACGTTGCCCGATGCAAACGGGTACAACATCCTGGTCGCCAGCGACACCAAACGATCGGGCGACCATTGGGAGATTTTTTCGAACAACGGCACCGGCAACTTCACCGCCTACCTGCCCGGGATGCAACCCGATCACGTTCATTCCCAGGCGATGATCTGCGATGGCAAGCCCCATACTGTGTCGATGATCTACCAGCCGGATCGCGTGCGGTTGCTGGTCGATGGCAAGCCGGCCGCCGATCAGCCGATTCGATCGACCGGCCGCGATGGACGTGCGGACAAACTGGCGATCGGTCGACTGGTCGAGGGCGGAATCGGTTGTCGTGGCCAAGTCCACTGGGTGCGAATTTCCAAGGGAGTGCGAGACATTCCCGCCGATCCCGTGATCGATGCCACCCAAGACGACACGACGCTGCTGTTGTGGCGCAGTGAGAAACTTTCACCGCGGGACGGGGCGCAAGGACCGCCGAACGACGCCGCGCGGCTGGACTTCAAAAACCGAGACTACTCACCCGAGTTGGTCTCCGCGTTGGTCGCGAAAGCCCGCGCCGATGGCGATCCACATCGAGGCTTGCTGACGTTTGCCAATGCCAATTCGGCGTGCCTGTCTTGTCACCGCATCGGTCATCACGGTGGCAGCGTCGGTCCGGATTTGACGTCGATCGGCAAGCAACGGAAACCCGAGGAATTGGTCGAATCGGTGCTCTGGCCGAAACGGCACATCCCACCCGAATACGTCGCCCACTTGGTCCTCGATGAATCCGGACAGACCCACCAAGGCTTTCTGGTGCGCGAGGACGAACAGCAAATCGTGCTTCGCGATCCGACGGCCAACCAACCGACGGAGATCGCGATCCCGATCGACGAGATCGTGTTGCAGCGCGAAGTCGGCACGCTGATGCCCGACAATCTGGCCGGTGCGATGTCCCCGGAAGACCTCAGCGGTCTGCTGCGGTTCCTGTTCGCCTTGGGGACCGACGACGGATTGCCGAGCTACGAGATGGACACGCTGCTGGCACATGCCCAGGCACACTCGCATGGACCGGTGGAATTTCCGATCGAACGACGACCGCTAAAACCCGAACACTGGCCCAGCTGGCAGCATCACGTCAATCGCGATCGAGTGTATGACTTCTACGCCAAACAAGCGGACTTTTTTCGTCAACAACCCGCGGCCCCGCCGCTGCTGGCCGAGTACCCCGGGCTCGATGGCGGCGATCAGGGTCACTGGGGAAATCAAAACGACACGACTTGGGCCAACGACCGATGGAACCAGACCGAACTCGGCAGCCTGATGTGCGGTGTCGTCCGCGTCGGCAAGACGACGATCCCTCGTGGCGTGTGCGTGCGTGTCGGCGAACACGGTGAACTGGCAACCTGTTTCAATCCCGACACGTTGACCTACGACGCGGTTTGGCGCGACGGATTTGTCACCTTCTCTTCGCACCGACACGGCTTCTTGGACGGACTGAAAATCGACGGCGAACGACTCAGCCAGCCACGGCAACCGAAACCCGGCCAGCCGTTTCAATACCTGGGCTTTTACCGGATCGGCGAACGAACGGTGTTTTCCTATCGCATCGGAAATGAAACCTTCCTCGACGCGCCCGATGTCAAAAACGGACGCTTGGTTCGCGTCGTTGCGCCGGCCGAAGAACATCCGCTGCGCCATCAATTGAAAAACGCGCCGACCCAATGGCCACAAACCATCGAAACCGAAATCCAGTTCGGATCGGCGAAACCCTACGCGGTGGACACGATCGGTTTGCCACTGGAAAACCCATGGAACGCCTTGCTGTTTTGTGGCGGCCATGCGTTCTTGCCCGACGGTTCCGCACTGGTCTGCACGATGCAGGGCGACGTCTGGCGGGTGACCGGCATTGAGTCCCCATCGACCAAAGCGACATGGCGACGGTTCGCGTCCGGGCTGCACCACCCCTTGGGCATCGTGGTCGACCAAGACGGCATCTTCGTCTTGGGCCGCGACCAGATCACACGTCTGCACGATCTGAACGGCGACTTCGAAGCGGACTATTACGAATGCTTCAGCAACGCGTTTCGAACGTCCGCGGCCGGACACGACTTCATTTGCGGTCTGCAACGCGACTCGCGCGGCAACTTCTACATCGCCTCAGGCAATCAAGGTCTGGTCCGCATCTCACCGGACGGCCAACGGGCCGAGGTGATCGCGACCGGATTTCGCAACCCCGATGGCCTGGGCCTGCTGCCCGACGGAACCGTGACCGTCCCCGCCTCGGAAGGCAGCTGGACCCCCGCTTCGATGATTTGCGCCGTTGCCAACACGTCAGTTCCCAGCGACGCGGCCCGCTTGCCGACACGTGAAAACGAGCCGGTGCCCCACTACGGCTACGGCGGCCCACGCGACGGCCAAACCCCGCAACTGCCGTTGGCCTACCTGCCGCGCGGACTGGACAATTCCAGCGGCGGCCAGGTCTTTGTCGAAAGCGATTCCTGGGGTCCGCTGTCGGGTCAACTGCTCCATTTCTCGTTCGGCGCGGGCTCACATTTCCTGGTGCTTCGTGACCACGTCAACGGGCAAGCCCAAGCCGCGGTCGTGCCGCTGCCCGGCGAGTTCCGCTCGGGCGCCCACCGCGGACGCTTCCACCCGATCGACGGCCAACTGTACGTCAGCGGCATGCAGGGGTGGGGCTCTTACACGCCCGACGACGGTTGCTTCCAACGCGTGCGTTACGACGGCGGCGATGCCCAACTGCCGACCGGATTTCACGTCCATGAAAATGGAATCGCCCTTTCGTTTTCCATGCCGTTGGACGCCGCGACGGTCGCCGACCCCGGCAATCACTTCGCACAAACCTGGAACTATCGCTACGGTCCGGGCTATGGCTCCCCCGAGTTTTCGACACGGCACCCCGGCGTGCGCGGACACGATCGTCTGCCGATCCAATCCGCCCATGTCCTTGCCGATCGTCAAACCCTGTTCCTCGAACTACCTGAACTCCAGCGAGTCAATCAATTGCACCTGTCCGTGCAATCGTCGCCCGATCAGTTTCATCAGTTGTTCATCACCGTTCACGAACTCGACAAGCCCTACGCGGATTTCCCGGGTTACGTCTCAATTCGCAAAACGATCGCCCCCCATCCGATCCACGCGGATCTTGCCATGGCGACCCGCAGCGTGCCCAACCCGTTTCAAAAGAAGCTTGCCGGGGCACGCGAGATCGAGATCGAAACTGGCACGAACCTGTCTTACGCGACGCGCTCGTTTCGGGTCAGCGCGGGTGAGCCGATCGGATTGACGCTGTCCAACCCCGACGTCGTCCCGCACAATTGGGCCTTGGCCAAACCCGGAACGATCGAGCGTGTCGGCGTCTTGGCGGACCGATCGATTTCGGATCCCGAAGCGGCGCTTCGTCATTACATCCCTTCCACCACCGATGTCTTGGCATACACCGACGTGGTGCTGCCGGGCGAGCAATTTACGATTTATTTCCAAGCCCCCACACAACCCGGGCATTATCCCTACCTGTGCACGTTTCCGGGACACTGGAAAGTGATGAACGGAGTCATGATTGTGGAGTAG
- a CDS encoding DUF1593 domain-containing protein: MRCLFLIALLVGFVADALPDASSADERPRLFVLTDIGGDPDDQQSLVRLMVYSNEFQIEGLVASASGTPGELKVATTRTDLIRNTVSAYGKVRRNLVRHAQGWPETESLLNVIKSGNPQRGRQNIGEGHDTEGSALLIERVDAGSTDRPLNITIWGGQTDLAQALWRVRKDRGADGLAEFVKRFRVYDIADQDGIADWMQSEFPGMYYILSKAKAGTDKRNATFRGMYLTGDESLTSRAWIEANVRSTGPLGQLYPTKTWTSPNPHGCMKEGDTPSWFFFLPQGHNAPSDPTQPGWGGQFDRAADGWYRDDQPTTDHRLSVSRWRGEFQQDFSRRMSWCMDP, from the coding sequence ATGCGCTGTCTCTTTTTGATCGCATTGCTCGTCGGATTTGTTGCCGACGCCCTGCCTGATGCCTCGTCCGCAGACGAGCGTCCGCGTTTATTCGTGTTGACCGACATCGGCGGTGATCCCGATGACCAGCAGTCACTGGTCCGGTTGATGGTCTACAGCAACGAATTTCAGATCGAAGGACTCGTCGCTTCCGCATCGGGAACACCTGGAGAATTGAAAGTTGCGACGACACGAACGGACTTGATCCGCAACACGGTGTCGGCCTATGGAAAGGTCCGCCGCAATCTGGTTCGACATGCCCAAGGATGGCCCGAAACCGAATCGCTGCTGAACGTCATCAAGTCCGGCAATCCGCAACGGGGGCGTCAGAACATTGGTGAAGGGCATGACACGGAGGGGTCGGCACTGTTGATCGAACGTGTCGACGCGGGATCAACAGATCGTCCGTTGAACATCACGATTTGGGGAGGCCAAACGGACTTGGCCCAGGCACTTTGGCGTGTACGAAAGGATCGTGGCGCGGATGGCTTGGCAGAATTCGTCAAGCGATTTCGCGTCTATGACATCGCCGATCAAGACGGCATCGCCGATTGGATGCAGTCTGAGTTCCCAGGGATGTACTACATTCTCAGCAAAGCCAAGGCGGGGACCGACAAACGCAACGCGACCTTTCGCGGCATGTATCTGACCGGCGACGAATCGCTGACATCGCGAGCATGGATCGAAGCGAACGTGCGATCGACCGGGCCGCTCGGCCAGCTTTATCCGACGAAAACCTGGACCAGCCCGAATCCCCACGGCTGCATGAAGGAAGGCGACACGCCATCGTGGTTCTTCTTTTTGCCCCAAGGCCACAACGCCCCATCCGATCCGACACAACCCGGCTGGGGCGGCCAGTTTGATCGAGCCGCCGACGGTTGGTATCGCGACGACCAGCCGACAACGGATCACCGCCTTTCGGTCAGTCGCTGGCGAGGCGAATTCCAGCAAGACTTCTCGCGCCGCATGTCGTGGTGCATGGATCCGTAA
- a CDS encoding SHOCT domain-containing protein — translation MPNLSPTGQQIVQSLASRYGLSTDAVTHMLIAVYNGNGTMAQFSHPEFCGSGQWMRGGMTMVSDLFNNNLKNLVNNLCSDISNELANHQSTPFSGSFQSQSQNGMSSQAQASGQMGSSNSLFVPDPSTNWWPKELGSPTSLGSQNSLRYAYFADSHRLAVTTGGTPWVYDTLDHQIGGFSQQQGGGQSITFTSQYGTVDLSTLPVISRDGSAHAPPNAPAPSMTTGPAPAPAESQPVESQPASVAPPSASNGSAAAPESRENVIETLERLGALKEKGYITDEEFATKKSELLSRL, via the coding sequence ATGCCAAATCTCTCCCCGACGGGACAACAAATCGTCCAGTCACTCGCCAGCCGTTACGGCCTTTCCACCGACGCAGTGACCCACATGTTGATCGCCGTTTACAACGGCAACGGAACGATGGCCCAGTTCAGCCATCCCGAATTCTGCGGCTCCGGCCAATGGATGCGGGGCGGGATGACCATGGTCAGCGACCTGTTCAACAACAATCTAAAAAACTTAGTCAACAACCTGTGCAGCGATATCTCCAACGAATTGGCGAACCATCAATCGACGCCGTTTAGCGGATCGTTTCAATCGCAAAGTCAGAACGGGATGAGTTCCCAGGCTCAGGCGAGCGGTCAGATGGGCTCGTCCAACAGTCTGTTTGTCCCCGATCCGTCGACGAATTGGTGGCCGAAGGAACTGGGGTCGCCGACTTCGTTGGGGTCGCAGAACAGTCTGCGTTACGCCTACTTTGCCGATTCGCATCGGCTGGCGGTCACGACCGGTGGGACGCCCTGGGTGTACGACACCCTGGACCATCAGATCGGCGGCTTCAGCCAGCAGCAGGGCGGCGGGCAATCGATCACCTTCACCAGCCAGTACGGGACCGTTGACCTGTCGACGCTGCCGGTGATCTCGCGCGACGGTTCGGCTCACGCGCCGCCGAACGCGCCGGCGCCGTCGATGACCACCGGTCCTGCCCCGGCACCCGCCGAAAGCCAACCGGTCGAAAGCCAACCCGCCAGCGTTGCACCGCCAAGTGCGTCCAACGGCTCCGCCGCAGCCCCTGAGTCACGAGAAAACGTGATCGAGACACTCGAACGACTCGGGGCTCTGAAAGAAAAGGGTTACATCACCGACGAAGAATTCGCCACCAAGAAAAGCGAGTTGCTCTCGCGGTTGTAG